A window from Thermodesulfovibrionales bacterium encodes these proteins:
- a CDS encoding HAD hydrolase-like protein, giving the protein MSLRLIIFDLDGTLVDSSLDIMHALNHAVEPYSSRRFTVSETITLVGEGIPRLIEKITPGADEQTRADVMERFTQHYLSHLLDNTTVY; this is encoded by the coding sequence ACCTGGACGGCACCCTTGTCGATTCGAGTCTCGATATCATGCATGCCCTGAATCATGCGGTCGAGCCTTATTCCTCCCGGCGTTTTACCGTTTCGGAGACGATCACTCTTGTCGGCGAAGGCATCCCCCGCCTCATCGAAAAGATTACCCCCGGGGCGGACGAGCAGACGCGTGCCGACGTCATGGAACGCTTCACGCAACACTACCTCTCACATCTGCTCGATAATACCACGGTGTATC